DNA sequence from the Eulemur rufifrons isolate Redbay chromosome 6, OSU_ERuf_1, whole genome shotgun sequence genome:
GCCCCTCACTTACACCCTCACCTCCTCAGCTCGCTTATAGactcctcctccagggagccccccTGGACTGAGCAAGTGCTGACTCCACTGATGGAGCCCCTTCTGCCAATCAGATGGTCTCAACGTGCCGGGGGGGATTCAAATCTGAAAGGAAGgtggggctgggcccgccccaaCAGGGGCTACCTAGAGCCAAGGTTCCTACCCTGGGGTTGCCAGCCTAAATGAGATCGGTTGGCACCAAGAGACCAAGTACCAAAGGCCACAGTGTATGCCAAGCTGGTGCCTGCCTGGGCCTGGAACTTCGTGCTGGCTCTGCATGGACTTCCCTTCCCTTGCCCTCACCACTGGCTCCTTCTCAGCTCCCAGACTGATGCTTAGTGACCCCTCCTTCATTAAGTCAGGATGCCCCATGTTCTCCctctcagcccctccctgccgTTCTCACAGCTCTTGGCTCAATCTGTGACTATGTCAAGAGCCCTGGTGCTCAGCAAGGCAGCAGTTCAAATCAAGGAGACAGACATGAACCAGAAAGTGTTTATTGCAAAATCTGGCTAAGGTTCCAACTGGGTGGCCCTAGCTGAGGCTAGGTTGGGCCCCTCTGCCTAGGGCCAGCAGGTGAGAGGGGATCGGGCAGAGGGAGTAAGCCTGGGACTGGGGCCTCAGAGCTGCGACATGACATTAGGTGCCAAGCTGCAGGTGAGGCCTGTGCCATCCGGTTCCACATTGAGGGTCTTCACTACACCATCTTCTACCACCATGGAGAACCTGCCGGAAAGAGAGGCGGGCCAGCTGcagcagcctgggcctgggggctgggatgGAGACAGGAAGGGAGGCTGGAGCCAGAGTCCCAGGAGAACACCATGGAGGACCCACCACTTTTACCTCTTAAGCCGTCGATTCCCAAAGAGGGACACCAACGAGTCATCTAGTAGTAAATCTGTCTCCTATgaggaaacacagagaaaagcatCAGGAACCTCCGGAACAGGCCAAGGCCTTGCTAACCCCCCACACTGCCATGTCCCTCCAAGTCCCTGCTTCCAAGTCTGGCACAGGAACTGCTCCGTAGGGTGGAGGTCAGGGGCACACTCaccttcccaaaggccccagtAGGGTCAGCCAAGAGCCGAACctgagagagaaagtaaaagtCACAAGAACAATCTCCTGACAGGCCCCAAGCCCCTGCAGGCCCCACACCTCACCTTGCCTTCCGTCTTGTGGGCTCGTCCCCACTCACCAGTCACAAAGACATCGTTAACACTCAGACATGCCACCACCTGGACCCCCTTGGCCTTTAGAGCCTCAGCCTGCTCCACAAACCCCGGCAGGTGGGTCTGAGGAGGGGAAACAAAGGGTCAGAAAGGGATAACTGATCAGACAATGAGAACTGTGTAaaccattctattttatttttgccttggcCACTAGGAAGCTCAGATCTAAACTTAATGTCCTATCGTCAAGACCATGAACGTACGTGCAGAACTCTGTCTTATTTACCTGAGTCCCAAGTACCTTCCACAGTGCCTGTCACTCAGCAAGACCAGTAAGGGGTATTGGATTTAACTGCAATACCCTTTCCTCCAACATTCTTGGTACTATTATTTCCTTTCCAGAGCCTCTGCTTATTTTATGATCGCACTGAAATGCTCTTCTAACTGTCAAGTGAGCACTATGTAGAGGACTCAATACCAAAGTTCCCAATTCCTGATCCTCAGAAGAGCAGGGCCTCACCTTGGAACAGCCAGGAGTGAAAGCCCCAGGAACTCCAAACAGCACACCTTTCTTGCCCTTGAACAGCTCTGCCAGGTTCACCTTGTTTCCTGGCTCCCCTTCAAACACCTCCACTGAGGGGATGGCATCTCCCACCTAGAGGGAAGGACTCCAAGATGAGCGGAGTAAGGGAGGGATGGCAAACCAGAGCCTGGCAGCTGCGCCTGCTGAAAACTGGGCTGAAACCCGGCGGGAAATTCCAGCCCTGTCAGAGTTTCCAAgggtccctccctgtccccccccccaccccatctggtTACCCCACATTCTCCAGGTTTCATGGTGGCCTGCTCCGCTTAAGGGCCCATTGGTgacaacagagaaagagagaaaaggcctCCCCAAGTGTCGCAAGGGGTTGCATAATAGGCTATCTAGGTTACAGGAAAAGAGTTGGATAAGTGGCCAGAGACAGGGAACAGAGGAGACTGTGACAACAAAGAGGGAGAGGATCCTGGCCAGGCCTGAGTGTCCCAGCCCCACTAAGAGCAAGCGGGGTAGCAGCAGCAGATGGGAAAGTGAGGGGAGGGTGTCCAGACCCCTACACCCAGGAGAGGTAGAGTAAAGGAATCTCCTGGAAGGGGAGGGACCCGTCGGCCTGGGAGTgtgggaggggccagggcaggagacgggagggagggagtcaggggtgggggagagtcTCTGAGGAGCCCAGAGGTTGAGAGCATAACCAAGTAGAAGGTAAAGGGGTCTAAGAAGGGATTGAGAGGGGAAGGGGGCAAGATCCAAGGAGCTGGGGATGGTTCCAGAAGGGTGAGAATTAGCCACGAAAGAAGGGGGAAAGGTCGTGGAGTAGAATGGAGGGAAGACACCGCTGGGGCTCTAGGGGACAACAACCCTTTCAGAAGTTGGGGTGAAGTGATGCCCCAGTACTATCACaaaagcgggggggggggagttgaAAGGGGGCCCGGGGCAAAGGAGATAGTTCCAGAAGGTGAGGAAGACCATGGCATTCACCTGAAAATGGTGGAGACCTGTCACAGAGTGTCGCAGGGCCAATGTGAAAGGACTCAAGGGGAGAGCCCAAGGCCCCTACAATTGGCGAGAACGGTGGGGCAGCCAACGGGTCTTGCCGAGGGGATGAGTGGGACAAGGGTCTCTAGGGCGGCGAGGAGGCGTCCAGAAACCAGGAAAAAAGGCGACACCCCCAAGACGAGCGAGAGAGGGGGCGGCCCTGAAAAGACTGAGAGAGTGGGGGAGGTCGGGGGACAGGGGCAACGGTCACCTTGATTGGGGCCATGGCTGCGGCGGCGCTGCTGAAACTGTGGGCCCCGCGAGGCACCCACCCTCCCGCTCCTTCTGGTTGTCGTCTTGCCGCCGCCGGTGCTGCTGTCGCTGCCACAGACTCGGCGGCCGCACCAGCGAATAAGTAGCCCGCTCGGCGTCTCAGGGCCCACAGCCCCGCGACTCTCCCCACGCCCGCAACCATCCCGCCCCCCGGCCCGGGCTGCCGCAGGAGGCGGGGCCTGGCCCCAGGCGCAACCGCGCCGTGTAGAAAAAGGCGGAGCCTGCGCCCGGCCAGCCGCCTCCACGCCGAGGGCACAGGCGGCCGCGCGCCCACGGAGCTTCCGGGCCCCCAGGTTCATTTGCATTGGGGCGGGGCCACGACGCCATCACCACTGGGGAGGGGCCTCGGCGGCGCCGCAGCGAATTTACATACGGGAGCGGGGTGCCGCGGTTTTGCGGGGCCTAATTTACAGATGGGGCGGCGCTCCTTAACTGAAAGGAGCGAATGAAGACGGTGGTGTCGGGGCCGGTGAGGGGCAAGACGTGTTTATTTTGCATCCCGTGAGGTCCCGCGTTGCAGCTGCCTTACGTCTCACTCGCACTTTACGCACGACTGGCGGCGAGCGGGGTCTGAGCCACAGCCAGCGGGCGTGCTTCGCAGGAGCCCCCCGCCGAGACGCCTCCGCTAGCAGCGCGTGACCCCACAGGTCTTTGCCTCCGTCGGCTCCCGCAACCACGAGAAGATCCAGCAAGGTCGCCACTTCCGGTCCCCTGGCCATCCAGTAGTATAGCAAGAGGAGCAGCCCCGGAAGTGACGTTAGCAGAGAGGCGGTCTCTTTCCGCTTCCGGC
Encoded proteins:
- the PRDX5 gene encoding peroxiredoxin-5, mitochondrial isoform X2; this translates as MVAGVGRVAGLWALRRRAGYLFAGAAAESVAATAAPAAARRQPEGAGGWVPRGAHSFSSAAAAMAPIKTHLPGFVEQAEALKAKGVQVVACLSVNDVFVTGEWGRAHKTEGKVRLLADPTGAFGKETDLLLDDSLVSLFGNRRLKRFSMVVEDGVVKTLNVEPDGTGLTCSLAPNVMSQL
- the PRDX5 gene encoding peroxiredoxin-5, mitochondrial isoform X1, encoding MVAGVGRVAGLWALRRRAGYLFAGAAAESVAATAAPAAARRQPEGAGGWVPRGAHSFSSAAAAMAPIKVGDAIPSVEVFEGEPGNKVNLAELFKGKKGVLFGVPGAFTPGCSKTHLPGFVEQAEALKAKGVQVVACLSVNDVFVTGEWGRAHKTEGKVRLLADPTGAFGKETDLLLDDSLVSLFGNRRLKRFSMVVEDGVVKTLNVEPDGTGLTCSLAPNVMSQL